The Meriones unguiculatus strain TT.TT164.6M chromosome 3, Bangor_MerUng_6.1, whole genome shotgun sequence genomic sequence AGTGACCATTCCAACACCACACTcagattacatcattttgaccagcTAAACATAATCAATTATGTTCCAAGTGTATGGCATTGTATCTAGGaggctagacaaagcattttaagctaATTGGCTCGGTTTAGGGTAGGGGATGTCATGGGTGCTTTCCAGCTATCTGGAAATAAGGAATATACCAGGCTGTTGTGATCTTTaacacaagcagaacatgcatttgccATCTATTGTTTGATCCTAAGCAGCAAGTACAAACTACTGAATTGTATTCTGGTGTCAGGCATGGAGGGATTGAGAACTTGgtcttaatttcaccttacaatcaaaatggagacttgaagACAAAATGGCTTCTGTTATGGTAAAGGTGACAGCAAGAGTTAACTGAGGAGCCACAGTCATGCTAAGGACTAAAGTAGGTCTCTACAGAGGGGCTTTAGAGTGTAAGCAGGTCATACCAGTATTTGTCAGGGCTCTCTTTGCCAGGAATTTAGGTAGTAAAATCCTTGCTTGGAATTCACAAAATCATAGGTGACATCTAGACATGATCTAGACTTGTTGGAACATGCCTATCCCCCGAAAATGTGAGAGTTTAAGTACACAGGGCTCTAAAGTTCAATGTCTTCATTGACTATAATTGGAAATTGGGGTTGCACTTTACTTTCTCACAACATTTCACAAAGTGTATCAGAGAGGGAGATTTCACTGGTTTTTCTCAGGGAGTTTGGTAGAATTTCAGAAAAGGAGGATCACTGGacatggagagatgctcagtggttatcGAGAGCATCCTGCTATTGCAGAATGCCCAGCATGTATGGCAGTGACTTCAAATGTCCTCTAACTTGAGTGCAAAGGAATCTGCTGACCGTTCCTGGATTTAATGGGCACAATTACGTTCATGtggacatgcacacaagcactcacacacacaaatggagaaaGAATGATGAGGatggaaaacagagagagagcatGACACACTCTGTCCTACTTGGGACTTCTCTGTCAAATCTTCCCCTCAGGGATCAGGGAACCCggtgaaaaaggaggaagaaagactgtgagaaccaGATGGAATGGAGTACACCAAGGAAAACAGGCCTTCTTAAACCCAGCAGAAGACTGCACATATGAacccagagagactgaggcagcatgcacaaggcctgcatGGGTCTACACCACATGGAGTGTCAGTGTGGAAAGGACTGGACACAagctcccatccctaacccagaagctaggGATAAGCTATTTGCAAATGGGAATTGAGTTCCCTCAAATGGAGTCTCTCCAAGAGTGCAAACCTCACTCTGTACAACAGGCCGAGTGAACAACTCTTgatgccaacacaaaatgaactcagtgggatctttggaggttcttggtctcataatgttttatcaggatttttctttactttttatattacaggacttttgcttttatattatgtgtaccaagtttgtgagttttctcttgttgtttttttattattattaattaatttctttattagttTAGTTATTGTTTAAGGATAAGGAGAGGTAAAGGGAAgaagactgagaggagaggagaaatgggagCTTATCATGGTGCCATCCCCACCCCAGACAAAGACGACAGAtatgagggaaggggaaagaaccTGAAGCAGACAAAgccagttttgtgttttcatggttcCTATCATTCTGAGAAATCAACCATTGTATTTTgttatactttcttctataaattcttATGGTTAACTATGGTAATAATTTTGAAAGGCACCCCTGACTCTGAAATAATTACAAACACATCATACTTAAAACCACCTCAGAGTTCACTACCCACAATTCTTTTTCAAGTATAAGGTTTTAATCAATGTCTCTTGctgacaacaataaaaaaaaaaaaaaaacatgttccaGGTGTTCAAtgaagaagaagacaattcagaaaTAAATCATGTTATCGATATCTTACTATACAGAAAAAGGGCATATAATGGCGGGGACAAGGGAGACTTTTCTTCTTATACACATCAATACAGAGAACACAACTGCAGacataaaataaagttcttttgtaaataaaatatcttctgcaTGACAGGGACTTATGTGGTATCAGACACCTTTATATACACTATGGCTATTTCATAGATTTGGGAATCCACAGGAATACGGCCCTAGAGACATGTGGCATGCAGGATGGATATATTGGTTTATGATGACAGTCTCAACCAAACAAGATCAAGAGTCCTAGGCTGGACCAGAGTACATGAGGCTttcaactaaaaagaaaacaaggttttAAGACTGGAAGGAAAATAAGCATTGAAAAGTCTGTTCATTCTTCCCTgtgttgtcttctccttctcttcagtcACCTCTCATGGGTCCATGGTGCCTTGTAGCCTGAGTGTACTGAAACCCCCTTCATATTCACAGGATCTGTGTCTATGTTGTTCACTTTAGTTTTAACTTTTAGAGCATGTGAAAGAACCGCACAAGACATTTGTATCTATTGTGCAGGCATGGAAAGGACAAGAAGGAAAGAAGTGTCACCAAAATTGTCATTTTTATGGATGCTAAATTGGCCAGGACCTTTGTCTCACTCAATGTATATCAATGTTTTTTCCATTCATTGGGTCATGGAACCGTCCAGACTCTGGCAATGAGGGTGATAACTGAAAAATAGCCCAGAGGTAGAACATCCAGGTTTACAGTTGCAGAACAAGGCCACTGGCTATTCTGTCCTGAGAGAACTTACTTATAAAGGCAAAACTGTCTTTCTGACTCAACAAGACACCTATTCCCAAAGTCCCATTGTTCTCAATGTTACCTTCGTTCTCCTATATCCAACTCAGCAAACATCATTTGCATTCTAAACTTGAGCTGAGCCTGAAGCCACAAGCTCTGAGCGTCCAAAATGAGAGATGTGTCCCAAGCCTTCCAGTGCTTCAAATGCAGAAGTTAGGTTTCTCTATTTAGCGCTGCCTCCTCTGACAAAGACACAGTCGGGATCCCATGCCATAAACACAGCGCTCTCCACATCTAGGGCACATATGTGTAGCAAAGGAGATGCACTTGGGCTGCCTTATGACCCTGAGTCTATCTATTTGCTCAGCACAGAGTTGGACAAATCTTTCTATGGAGACATAACCGAACTCATCATAGCACTCGAGAGGGGCAGGGTACTTTTCCAAATTCATCTTGCTCAAGTTGGCTGTGTGCTGCAAAAGGTCCCTCAGGATGGGCATGGAGAATTCATTGCAGTAGAAATTGACCTTGCACAGCTGGGAGCACTTGCTGAGGGCAGGTATGAGCACAGTGAGATGAGAGTCCTTCATCCTACAAGCCTTCAAGTCCAGGGACAGCAAAGTATCTGCCACATTCTCTAGGAGGACTCGGAGAGGCATAAGATCCAAAGCCTTTAAGGGCACACCTTTCATGTCCAGATGTTTCAGCTCAGAGAGCTTTGAACACTCAGAGAAGTAGTTCAGGTCTGCCTGTGAAATGTGGCAGTAAGtgatggacagggtctccaaCGGGGTCGTCAGGCATCTAGGGATAGAGACCAGGAGGTTAGTTCTGGAAAATGATGTTGGGGAGTATAGGGTGGCATTTACACAGAGGTAGAAGCAGCCCAGTGACCCAAGGTAGATTCAAGGGCATCATTTTAAATGCTTCCTGTTCGAATCTCCTCTGTCAAGACAAACTCAAACTTCTTCTCATGGCCTCACTCTCAAGCACAAAACCATTTCAGCACATTTTTAGCCCTGAAAGCACACATAAAGAGTTCCAAAACATGAAAGTCCTGGCAGGCTCTAGGTACACTTCCTGTGTGCTCACTGCACTCTGCATCCCATCAATGTCTCTGCACAGTCACACTTGTAGTAATTTAACATCCTCACTATCCCCCTTGTCTCAGGCACTCAGCTCTACTTAAGCTCAAAACCAGTCACCCATAGGAAATTCACGGAAGCTGAGGCTGTTCTcacagacctgagttcagagctcCCCTCAACCACTGTGCTTGTGTGTCCACCAATTCCTCACTACACTCTccccttcctgttccctttccATTGGACTGGTGGACATCATTCCAAGAAGAATTAAATCCCATCCTTACCAAAGATGACCTTCAGTCTTCTGATTCTTGATAGCTTATTTGACATGGTGATTCAATATTCATAGAAACAACATATAACTTCTGTACTCTAGAGGCCTAAGTGTTTGTTCCCATTCATGCACAGGTCTCATAAATGACGAATCCTTAAAACTACATATAAAGGTCAGCTCTAGTAGCTGACACAGCTCTCTATCCTTGCTTACCTGAGGACCTGATTGATGCGGTCTCTGAGAAAGTAGACGCTCTTTAAGGAGAGGTGCTGAAGACAGTTGAATCTGGAGAACTGAGAAATGAACTTGTTGATACACTTGTCTTCCCTGTCTGTTGTCCTGTTGCTAATCTTGAAGACACTCGTGGAGATAGGTGCCAGTAAGAGTTTGTGAAGATTTCTCATCTCGCCCAGGCAAGGAGCAAAGGCCGCCAGCAAAAACACATTCCAGTGTGTGTTCAGTTCGAATACCCGGATATGCTCTGGATGAAAAACATTCAGGATCTCTTTCATAATATGGATAGGCTGAGCCCAGATGGTCATCTCTGGACAGCAGAATT encodes the following:
- the LOC110544485 gene encoding PRAME family member 12-like isoform X1; translation: MSAQTPPTLLKLAMQALLRDETLDMSALDKLPMVFFPALFKEALTGRHTTTVKAMVAAWPFPCLPVGALMKTPDLETFQAVLAGVDTWLQRKFHPRRGKLQVLDLRKKHHEFWSIWAGAEDGGCSAETTDEQQVVKVLPRYALRRRLKVVADLCFRLRADEEQRCFLQWAHQRKGSIQFCCPEMTIWAQPIHIMKEILNVFHPEHIRVFELNTHWNVFLLAAFAPCLGEMRNLHKLLLAPISTSVFKISNRTTDREDKCINKFISQFSRFNCLQHLSLKSVYFLRDRINQVLRCLTTPLETLSITYCHISQADLNYFSECSKLSELKHLDMKGVPLKALDLMPLRVLLENVADTLLSLDLKACRMKDSHLTVLIPALSKCSQLCKVNFYCNEFSMPILRDLLQHTANLSKMNLEKYPAPLECYDEFGYVSIERFVQLCAEQIDRLRVIRQPKCISFATHMCPRCGERCVYGMGSRLCLCQRRQR
- the LOC110544485 gene encoding PRAME family member 12-like isoform X2, whose translation is MSAQTPPTLLKLAMQALLRDETLDMSALDKLPMVFFPALFKEALTGRHTTTVKAMVAAWPFPCLPVGALMKTPDLETFQAVLAGVDTWLQRKFHPRCLTTPLETLSITYCHISQADLNYFSECSKLSELKHLDMKGVPLKALDLMPLRVLLENVADTLLSLDLKACRMKDSHLTVLIPALSKCSQLCKVNFYCNEFSMPILRDLLQHTANLSKMNLEKYPAPLECYDEFGYVSIERFVQLCAEQIDRLRVIRQPKCISFATHMCPRCGERCVYGMGSRLCLCQRRQR